Proteins encoded together in one Mobula birostris isolate sMobBir1 chromosome 7, sMobBir1.hap1, whole genome shotgun sequence window:
- the mrpl30 gene encoding large ribosomal subunit protein uL30m, with amino-acid sequence MAVLFRNVNRLTNLVEIKAVLSPWPGFKRLKFTKSRIPAKMFEVGPADHEKYNGDPNQPHQLHIITRIKCTKRRPYWEKKIVHDLGLDKSNQPQIHKNIPSVNSKLKVIKHLIRVQPLKLPQGLPTEQELADTYLKSTGELIIRRHLQPFKEKSHES; translated from the exons ATGGCCGTTCTCTTCAGGAACGTTAACCGACTCACG AACTTAGTGGAAATAAAAGCTGTTCTATCACCATGGCCTGGATTCAAACGATTGAAGTTTACAAAATCTCGTATTCCAGCAAAG ATGTTTGAAGTAGGACCAGCAGATCATGAAAAGTATAATGGCGATCCAAACCAGCCACATCAACTGCACATCATTACCAGAATTAAATGTACAAAACGACGTCCATATTGGGAAAAGAAAATTGTTCATGACCTTGGATTGGATAAG TCAAATCAGCCGCAGATCCATAAGAATATTCCATCAGTTAATAGCAAATTGAAAGTCATCAAGCATCTTATAAG AGTGCAACCTCTGAAACTACCACAAGGACTACCGACAGAGCAGGAACTAGCTGACACTTACCTGAAGAGCACTGGGGAATTAATAATAAGACGACACCTTcaaccattcaaagaaaaaagtcATGAATCTTAA